A region of the Apium graveolens cultivar Ventura chromosome 6, ASM990537v1, whole genome shotgun sequence genome:
ATATCGCAGCGTCAACATTCATCTTAACCCATCCCAAAGGTGGTTTACTCCATTTTCTCCTGCCATTTTCTTTCTGACTTATCTTCTTATCAGCTTCTTGTCTTTCTTCTCTCCAGTCTGTCAGTAAGTTCATGGCTGCAGCCTTAGTACCAAAGACTGATCCATTCTCCCTTTCCCAAACCTAGTGGTTACGACGCTTCCATAAGCTCCAGCAATACATCCCTACCTGCACACACTACTCTCTATTAGCAAATGAAAAAGCTTTAGTCAGCACCTCAAATGCCATTTCATTCCGCGTTGATTGTATTAGATGTTCTAATCCTGTACCTAACCAAGTCGTTTTTGCAAAATCACAATCAAATAGAACATGTCTATCTATTTCTGCTTCTCCATGACACCAAGGGCACCCGACATCTACTTCCACTCTTTTCATGCTTAGAGAATGATTTCTAGGTAAGCATCCTCTACTTACCTGCCATAAAAATGCAGTAACTTTTCCTGGCAACTGCAAAGACCATAGACGGTTCCAAAAACTTGCATGAACATTATTTTGTTCCCCTTGTACAATTTGTAGCAGCTCTTAACTATAAACTTCCCATTTCTTTCCAACATCCAAAATCAAGAGTCTTCTCTATGCCGTGTTGGAATTGGGATTCGAGTTATAAGCTTCATATCACGTACATTGCATATATCAGTAATACATCATAATCCCAACCAGTTTGTTCTTCATTCATCAGCATCTGAACTGTAGTTTCTCGCAGTGCATCTGGCATACTAGTTGTTAAACAACCATTTTCTACGCATGGTAACAAAGGAATCTGCCAGACCTTCATACTAGCACCATCTCCAATTTTTCGCCTACTCCCCTTCCTGGCTAAGTCCTGAGCTTCCATAATACTACGCAACATGTAGCTAGGATTTATTCCAATAGTAGCACTTAGGAAATCCGTAGTGGGAAAGTATCCAGCTTTCATAATATCTGACACCAAAGGATTTGCTCTTGTCAACATTCTCCACCCCTGTTTGGCTAACATAGTTGTATTAAACTGTTTAAGGCGTCGCATCCCTAATCCTCCTCCCGACTTTGGCATACACAAATTTTCCCACGAGAGCCACCAAATACCCTTATCGTTAGCCTTTTGCCCCCAGAAGAAGCCATTCATTTTTTTCTCAATGCCATCACAGATAGAAGCATGTAATAAGAATAAACTCATCCAAAAGTTAGGAACAACTTGCGCTGCTGTTTTCAACAGGGTTAGTTTACCACCTTTCGACGGACTTTTATTTGCCCCCCTGCAATTTTTGAGCCACTCGATCTTGCAAAAAACCAAACACCTCATTTTTGTTCTTCCCCACATACATTGGCATACCTAAATATTTTCCAGCTCTATCTGTTTCCGGGACCACAAGCTTTGCACATACCAGCTTCCTATTTTCTACCTTCGTATTTGGACTAAAACAGATGCTTGACTTGTCATAATTCACAGCTTGTCCCGAGAGTCTTTCATACCTTTCCAACATACTTTTTATAATCGATGCCTCTGCTTCTGTTGCTCGAATAAAAAATAGCAATCATCAGCGAAAAATAAATGGGAGATAACTGGTGCTCCCCTAGCTGCTCGACATCCATGAATCAGACCAGTTTCTTCGTGTCTCCGAACAATGGCACTCAGCCCTTCAGCGCATAAGATATAAATATATGGTGTCATGTGGTCTCCCTGTCGGATCCCCCTTTGTGATTGTACATCACCAAAGACCTCTCCATCTTGAATGAAGCTATATGTAACAGTCGTAATGCAGTTCATTACTCTATCAATCCACTGCTGGTGAAATCCGAATTTATACAACATATTGTTTATGAATTCCCACTCAAGCTTATCGTACGCTTTAGATACGTCAAGCTTCAACCCTGCCACTCCAATCTTCCCATGGGTTTTCCTTCGAATATAGTGATTTATTTCAAAGGCGATTAAGGCATTATCTGTGAGAAACCTCCCTTCAACAAACGCACTCTGCTTATCGGACACTATACCAGGAAAACATTTCTTTAGCCTATTTGTCATAACTTTTGAAACAATACGCATGAGTATATTACATAACGAGATGGGTCTTAACTCCGTCATTTGTTGTGGCTGCTTAACCTTGGTAATAAGACTGATAATAGTACGATTCAGACCTATAGGTAACTTCCCAGTATCAAAGAATACCTGAGAAATCTGCACTACATCATTTCCAACAATATTCCAATACGTCTGAAAGAATGCCGGATTAAAGCCATCTGGACCTGGTAATGTATCCAGGTGCATGCTGAATACCGCTTCTTTAACCTCATTACTTACTATAGGCATTATCAGCTCCTCATTTTGCTTCTCAGATACACCTGTAACCTTCTCCCTTTCAGACAAACTCACATTTGCATTTGAGGACTTGAATAAATTTGAAAAGTAGTCAGTAATGACTCGGTGGATACCTTCCTTTTCCTCTTGTCAATTACCATCTCCATCTTTCAATCTCCCAATCTTATTGTGCTGCTTTATTGTTGATGCATATTTATGAAAGAAGCGAGATTTTAGATCTCCTTCTTTAAGCCAGAATTGTTTCGCTCGCTGTTTCTAGTAAATTTCTTGTTTTTCTCACAAACAAAGGTAATTCCATCTAACTTCTTTATATTCAATTATCCCTTGTTTGTCCCGTCTGGACCGCAGCTATTTCAACCTCCTTCTATACTCACACAGTTGCTTTCGAGTCTCTTGAACCAGCCATCCACCCCATTCCTACAACTTCGCACATCAGTTTAACAATTTCGTCAATATATCTGCTCCTGCTTCCCTATCCCAGCACTCTTTAATTAAATTAAGACATTCATTTTCCTTTATCCAAACATTCTCAAACCGGAATCTTTTTGTTTTTGGCATGTATATCTTTCTATGCAAACATAAGTATAGAGGTAAGTGATCGGATGTTGATACGTCCAGGACTCTTACCTCTGCCTACGAAAATAAAGCTTGCCATGCTTGATTTGCCATCCCTCTATCTAAACGCTCATGCATCCAATTTATTCCTCCCCTCGATTTCTCCCTCGTATACTTGTCGCCAACATATCCCAAATCAATTAATCCACACTCATCTATTGCATCAGTAAAGCCTTCAATAAGATTTCTTGGTTGCATTCTCACCCCACGTTTCTCCTTCACGCTCATAATATCATTAAAATCCCCTATGATACATCACAGAAGATCCGATTTATTTGCCAAATTTCTTAACATATCCCACGATTCCTTTCTTCTTACTCTCTCTGGGAAGCCGTAATATCCAGTATATCTCCATTTTCCAATTTGATCATTAGTAATTTCAAAATCAATGTAGTTGTTGCAAGTATCTCGTAAAGTTACTCCTCCTTCCGTTCTCCACAATAACGCCAAGCCTCCATTATGCCCCTGAGCATCTATAGCACAACAACCAGCAAAACCTAAGTCTTTAcaatttttttctattttttttaactAAAGTCTCACATAAAAAATAAAGTTGGGCTGAAATTGATTATTGATTTCTTTTAGAAATCGAACTGCCCACAAGTTGGCCAGCCCGTGGCAGTTCCAAGATATAAGGCTCATAATGAGATGTGGGCCTGGAGTCCCGAACCCACCAGCAATTCATTTTTTGATCCATCATTTTATGACCCATCAGTCTGTAAAGGCCCAGTCTGTGATACAGTATCTTCACCTTTATTTTTGCCATTAATTTCTATATTTACTCGCCTTCTTTTAGGGTCTAGCACAATCCTCCGTTTGAATTTGAATTTCCCGCCTCAGTATCATTCCTCTGATTCTGTAATTGATTCGGATCAATTTTATCCCCCGTATCACGTTACATAATCCTGATTACTCCATTATCTCCAGAATTATCGCGCACAACCCCATCCATCTCCATGAACCTGTCTTCCGTTCGGCTGCCTCCATGCACGATGGTTGCGACATCCCCTTGTTTCTCCTTTTGTGCCCACTGTCCTTCTCCATTATTTGCATTTCGTAGCCACCTCGATCCCATATTCATCTTAGCATTTTTTATAGGCACTCTCAACCAAACCCCATAAGCTCGTTCGATTACCTTATCTGGGTCTACATAGACAATGTGAGACTCCGAATGACCCAATATACCACATACAAAACAAAAATTACTCCGTATTTCATACTTGAAATTAATCCAGCTCCAACCATCTCCCTCCTGTTTAATTTTCATTCTTCTCTTTAATGGTTTTACGATATTCATCAGAACCCTAATACGTGCAAACGGTTTCCACAGGCCATCAAAATTTGTTGGGTCTGACTTTATATATTTACCAATGGAATCTCCCAAACTTTTCAATGTATTTTCTGATAAAAAACCCCTAGGTAGGTCATACACATGCACCCAGATCTCTGTTTCTTGTAGTTGCGCCAAGTAAGGATCATATGTACTCTCCATCTTCTTTGTGACAAGCATACTTTATTCAAAAGACCATGATCCTCCCTGCGTAACTTTCTGAAAATCCATATGATAGAAGACAAACGAATATCTGAATCCGCCCAGATTATGTATTTCCATTCCCTCCTTTGGTCTCCATTAAGATGCCATAACATTTTTTTTTCTGTTAAGAATTTGCCTATTAAGACAAAATTCTGCTTGTTTTCCACCATCTCTGCCTTCGCAACTACTACTCCTCCCTCCTCTTCATCTTCCAGTGAAATATTTGCATAGAGATCCTCCAATGATCGTTGACATTGCGCCATATTTTTATGATTCGAGCACCCTCACTACGTGACTGATTACCCTGTTACATAAACAGACAAAAACTTGCCAGAGAGCAAGACTTGTTTTCTCCTACTTTCTTTCTAGTTTACTAATCTAATTCCGCTGTGAAGTTATATATTAAGAGTGCAATAACTAAAAATATTAAATAGTAAGATTGCATAAGAAACTAATaatttaattgataaaatattttaatgTCCGTAGTATTTAGCTATTTTCAAAAGATAGAATAATGTATATGTTTTTTATTCGGTTGAAAATATATTGGGTTTTAGAAAGACTACTAGTTTATAGCCCGTGCTTTGCATACGGggatttcaaaaattatttaataaaataaataaataaatttataatttaaattgaataatatgattatgaAAGATTAAATTATCTATATAATAAATGTATTACATCTACAtattatgataaatttatttaagaactACTTTCGTCACATAtgttatttttatgttatatattttatgagattatttctataaatagatctgttaaaatttaaacattacttcaaatttgtattaaaaacttACAATAAGTGGTTTTCAAAAACAAACTTACCATAAATAACACAATTCAAATTTAAAATTGTATTATAAAGTTTCTATAATTAAAATGAGTCATAATAATTAAAATGGGTCATAATAAGTAAATGGATCTTTTATAAACTTAATATGGATACCAAACCTAAAAATGGATAGTCCACTGGgtcaaattaaagttaaaaatcaTATGCCAACCAAAATATGGTACCAAGCCTTAGAAAAGGGTTATCCACcaatttataatatatagatttGTAACCGCGGTTTGGTCCAACTTTTTACTACTTACTTTTTAATTTTACCCAAAAACAACTACGATCAGACTTCGTGCTGTGTTGCTAAATACCTTCGTTATCAAGAGAAGTATTGCATGCACGTTTACCTTTCTGTTTCATAAATCATTAAGTTCAAATTTGGTGTGTGTTTTGCTAAAATTCTTAGGGATGTCAACAATATTACACTACATTTTGGTTATCCTGAGTCTGTCTCATATAACTAGCTGGCTAGAGTACGCTTTACAATCTTAACAAGTAGTTAAATTACATAATAACCCTGATCCGAGCTATCAACATCTGAGTTACTACTAGACTCAGGGCTTAATTTCTTGCCATGTATCAAATCAGCAAGTTTGCTTGTAATACTGCTATTTGGGCTCCCATCCTTgttctttttctcttttctccTTCTCCATTGTCTCTTCGTACTCCAATGCCTAGCCAATAAAACCCCTAACCCTAAAAAAACCATCAAAGTTAAACCACCGCCAACTACCAACAACTCCACAAACACCCAATTTGTTCCCTTGTTGTGCGGCAAAATAGCCCACATAGCTGCAATATAAGCAGAAGCCATGAACAGCGTCGAAGCCCACATGACTTTATGTGTCATCATAAGGAGTGCAGTCATGGATTTTCGCTTGAAGGGTACAACACTAACCAAAACATTGACAATGCCGAGGGACAAAAATAATGCGAATATGTTGCAAACCACAAATACTTTAAATGGTCTTTTGGTGCCTAATATCGCCTTTCCTGTTTCTTGATCGAATCCACCAGGAGGATTGACTCCAGCAGCAAATGTAACAGTGGCTATTAATACTGCTACAACTGTTATAGTGTTTCTTGCATTCCTCAGTCCCTCATTTTGGTGCTTCAGTTGCTTTGATCTTTTGTGCTTCTGTCTATGATGAGGTTTAGGGTTAGGATAAGGGTGAGTATATGGTGAATTGTCCGGAAATGTACCTAGAGTGGGTTCATGAATCTGTCGTAATTCTTGTGATTTGGGGGGCAATTGTTCACCCCTCTTAGCGCCAGCTTCTTGTAGTTTTGGTACAATTACAAGTAAACCGGAATTACTTGATTCAGATTCAACCAGATCCAGTGCTGTATATCCGTTGCGGTTTAGCACATTCACTTCTACTCCACGACTCAATAGAAAGCTGACCATCTGCTCTCAAGAAAATatatgaaatttataaataaattatggAAGAGGCTCACATTTTCTTTATTAGCACTAATGTACTAATGAAAAATAGTCACCAAGAAATATTCTTACAGCTCTGAGCTTTCCAGCAGTTGCGAGGTGCAGTATGGTATTTCCATCATTATCCTGCATATTCACCAATTTTGTGATATCAAGTGAATCCATCAAATATTTAACAGCTTCATACTGGTTATTTTTCACCGCCAAATGAAGAACAGTTTCCCCGTTATTTGTAACCAAGGTGGAGGATTCAAGGCTCGACGAcaaaatttcatcaataacaTTAAGTCGTCCTTTGATTGCTGCCCAATGCAGAGGGGTTCGACCATCATTGTCTTGTAAGAAAGAGAGATCATTGTCAAAATATAAAAGCTCCCTTATTGTTTCCAAATTTCCTTTGCTGCAAGCAAGATGCAGAGGCGTCAATCCATCTGCTGTTTTCTTACTAGCGAAATCAGGTCTGGCTTTTAATACTTCCTTCACGATTTCTGTCCAAAGAAACATGTTGAGTTAGCAAATTAACAATACATGTGCATGCCTTCGATGTAAAACACCTGTTTGGGAACAAGAAAATAATGCTAGTAATGATTTACTTTTTTTTcaacttaatttgatttttcGTCTTTTTATTaacttaaattttaaaaaatatgtttttaaatattaatctaatATCAAATTCACAAaataagataattatatttaaaaattatttatcttgattaatttatgtaaaaaaaattatgacttataaattaaattattcaaACATTTATATAACTTATAATGATTCAACTACTTATTACTTGTAAAttacttattttttttaaattataaattacttGTTTTAAGTTATAAATTACTTGTTTTAAGATTTCCGGGCACATTATTTATTATATGAATATACATGTAGGCTTATATGCTATTCTTGTTTCAAATTGTTTTACGCGTCTAATTAAGCAGGTTCATTGACAATTTGGTCAATTTTACTGTCGGATATGTATCATCTTTTGAGATGCATATATAGTTCTATTAGTTAACAATATTTTAAAGAAACCATTTACAAATGAGTCGAGAAATTTAATCAATAAGATATTAATAACTGGAACAAAGTGCTCGAATTGAAAACAACATTAATTTAATACAAAAACTTTTAATTAACCTTGTTAAAAACTTAATTAAAAAGTATTATGCAACAACTATAATTAAGTGCGTGTGCATTCAAGTAAAGCAATTAAATATGTAAAATTAATTTGTGCCGAAGAAGTTAGAATTATATTTATAATACATTATTTTAAATTAAAGGAAGGAAAGGTACTCCTCTGTCAGCGACTTGGCAAGAAAAAAGATACTCATCTgttcttttatattattttatttattatatgtGTACTATCGGTATGTTGGACAACAtagttaaaaaaattattatattaatattttttccTAAATAAAAATATACTACATTCGTCTCCTTACAGTTTTTAAACAACACATATTAAGCTAGTATCatgtataatttttataatttttttaaaaaaattctttttaaataaaattttaaacatCATATTTTTATTTAGGAAAAAGTATTAATACATActtgaacataaatggaaaaatGTATAAATGAATATTTAATAAGATTAAAGATGTCTGTAGGCTATAGTCATTTTTATCATGTCATCAAATAACTAATAatgaattataataattttatttaaattaaagtAAATGAATTGGATAAGATATTAGTTAAATATGAAAAAAATTGATCGTAAAATAAAATTAGTATTATAATgcaaaaactatttttatattataaaaatattttttaataacaAATTTTAATAATAACTATAGTCACTTATAGCTAATATTAAACTTGCTCTCTACTTAATGTTATTGAAGCAGTCGCAGACACCAGCAGGAAGGTGCAAGAGGGTGTTAGATATTACCATTATTGTTCATATGATCGATTGCatatatataatcacataattaCATAACATGATTTATTCGTTCAGTTTTACCTCATCCATTTTCTAATAACTATCCACTAAATTTTAATCGAAATTATAATAtttctatttttaaaaattctaatcATGCGTGATCATAAATTTTATTGCTCCTATTTTTAAGAGTAGCCTAGCTAGATTTCGAAAGTTCAGTTTTCATCACCGGATATTTGTTTTCTAAATATTTAAGTAAGTATTATACTCCTTCTATTTTATTGAATTCTATACATTATTTTTGGCAcgttttttaatatttatttaaaacatTATTTcacaatatatttttttaaaaaaaatagaataaaaattttatgtttaaatttttattttattaaaaaaaattataaaataatattataaaataatattttatagaaAATTCGAAATGTATTAGAAGCCATGTACTGAGGTAGTAGTATGTTACTTGTATTCAAAGAAGGGAAAGTGAAGAGAAAAGAATAGACTAAGGACAAGTCAACTCCATGACAGGTCAATGCGAGTTGGCCGACAAATTGTTTGTTTGTTAATCCTATTGAGTATATCAATTATTGTTAATCCCTCTGACAATAggatattatataaaatatatctaatCTAATATATTGTTCCAGAATTTTTTGATTACTATTTCAAGAATTCAGATTTAAAGATTTTTTTTGGCTAAAAGTAAAAAACCCTTCTACAACAAATATCTATTAAAAGGTTAAAAAAATCTTTAAAACTGGACTCTTTAAATATAATTCCGCCCCAAAAATCCTATGTTAGATAAAATTTAACCAGAACATTATTAACAAAAAACAAGGAACAGGCCCCCATCAAATATACATGCACACTTGCACCTAACATATCTCTCTCTTCAATAATTCTTTTCAGAATAATTCATATTTCTAGGTAAATGATTAGAAATACAATCCGAAATTggtaaattaaaattattatcaTCTATAAAATTAATAGACACCAAATTGCTCTTTCCAATTCCAAATATAAACGAGATAATtaatttgtatatatattaatatatgtaAAAATGCTAGTGATTGTTTCCTGACATACATGTGGTGTATAATCATTAATTTCTAAGAAAATTTCACTAATCAAAAGATAAAATTGTGTTGTTTGAATTACTTTCACTAATTTGGCTTCCAACCTCTAGTGTTAATATGCCGTAGTAATAAATAAGCGTTGGATTTCCATTACATTGCAATTTATATATTGATTTTTTAGTTAATAATAGCGAGTGAAGATAAAAGTTGATAAAGCCATAAGCAATAAGTCAGTACAAATATATAGTAAATATTTAAGAGAGAGTATATTAGAATTGCTTATTAAAATACAATAAGTATATTAAATATAATTGAAAGTATAGTTTAGATATACTTTGAGAAAATGTTAAAGAACTACCCCTAAATTAAACAGTAGGTGGGCAACGAGGAGAT
Encoded here:
- the LOC141668839 gene encoding uncharacterized protein LOC141668839, giving the protein MDRNLQDLIFKGDVAAFLKLVTQNPNSVRQTVYKSLNTVLHLAARFGHMELASEIIKLRPELVVAENRELETPLHEACKEGHVEVMNLLLETDPSVIYKLNIRDESALLVACQRGRVEVVKQLLFLPTLLMLEADVWTSTSLHVAASAGHTEIVKEVLKARPDFASKKTADGLTPLHLACSKGNLETIRELLYFDNDLSFLQDNDGRTPLHWAAIKGRLNVIDEILSSSLESSTLVTNNGETVLHLAVKNNQYEAVKYLMDSLDITKLVNMQDNDGNTILHLATAGKLRAMVSFLLSRGVEVNVLNRNGYTALDLVESESSNSGLLVIVPKLQEAGAKRGEQLPPKSQELRQIHEPTLGTFPDNSPYTHPYPNPKPHHRQKHKRSKQLKHQNEGLRNARNTITVVAVLIATVTFAAGVNPPGGFDQETGKAILGTKRPFKVFVVCNIFALFLSLGIVNVLVSVVPFKRKSMTALLMMTHKVMWASTLFMASAYIAAMWAILPHNKGTNWVFVELLVVGGGLTLMVFLGLGVLLARHWSTKRQWRRRKEKKNKDGSPNSSITSKLADLIHGKKLSPESSSNSDVDSSDQGYYVI